The following proteins are encoded in a genomic region of Coffea eugenioides isolate CCC68of chromosome 6, Ceug_1.0, whole genome shotgun sequence:
- the LOC113776136 gene encoding uncharacterized protein LOC113776136: MGFLTSLSMLILLTWLFWLPSPAASLSAARALDALLQDSAYRSFVRPRTGVVYDGRVPSNLTGIKVSGLRLRSGSLRTRGVPMYKEFQLPVGVVEEPYVERLVFVYHNLGNWSSLYYPLPSGYVFLAPVLGLLAYDASNLSATNLPELDIKATEQPISIRFSEVMTRTAVPDGSVPKCVSFDLQGLLNFSAMLSENTCATFREGHFSIVVESIGPSPAPAPPPAPPPPPGGKGGGKKNHHHKKAVWIIVGSVLGGLALLVLLGLLVVWMLKFKTRKKMQQMEKAAEVGEALHMTRVGSTKAPSATVTRTQPTLETEYVP, translated from the coding sequence ATGGGGTTTCTTACAAGTCTCTCGATGCTTATCCTCCTTACTTGGCTCTTCTGGTTGCCTTCTCCTGCTGCTTCACTTAGCGCTGCACGGGCCCTGGATGCACTTCTCCAGGACTCTGCTTACCGCTCATTTGTTCGCCCCAGGACTGGTGTCGTCTACGATGGACGGGTCCCCTCCAATTTGACTGGGATTAAGGTCTCGGGGTTAAGGCTCCGGAGTGGCAGCTTGAGGACTAGGGGCGTCCCGATGTATAAAGAATTTCAGCTTCCCGTGGGTGTTGTTGAGGAGCCTTACGTGGAACGCCTTGTTTTTGTGTATCACAACTTGGGCAATTGGTCCTCCCTCTATTACCCTTTACCTTCTGGTTATGTTTTCTTAGCCCCAGTCCTGGGTCTCCTTGCTTACGATGCTTCCAACCTCTCGGCTACTAACTTACCCGAGCTGGATATCAAGGCTACCGAACAACCCATCTCTATCAGATTTTCAGAGGTCATGACCAGAACAGCAGTACCGGATGGGTCGGTTCCCAAGTGCGTCTCCTTTGATTTGCAGGGCCTTCTCAATTTCAGCGCTATGTTATCTGAGAACACCTGTGCAACATTTCGAGAGGGGCATTTCTCGATTGTGGTCGAGTCGATTGGCCCGTCACCTGCACCCGCGCCGCCTCcagctcctcctcctcctcctggTGGCAAAGGAGGAGGAAAGAAGAACCACCACCATAAAAAGGCGGTCTGGATAATTGTGGGTTCCGTGCTGGGGGGATTAGCACTCTTGGTTCTCTTAGGGCTGCTCGTCGTCTGGATGCTCAAGTTCAAGacgaggaagaaaatgcaacaGATGGAAAAGGCTGCAGAGGTTGGGGAGGCGCTGCATATGACTCGAGTTGGGAGCACTAAAGCACCTTCTGCTACTGTCACGCGGACGCAACCAACCCTTGAGACTGAATACGTGCCTTGA
- the LOC113775225 gene encoding KH domain-containing protein At2g38610, whose amino-acid sequence MSGLYNPNFSPARAVSPQIRTNSDVDSNQYLSELLAEHQKLGPFMQVLPICSRLLNQEILRVSGMMPNQGFGDLDRLRHRSPSPMASSNLMSNVAGTGIAGWNGLPQERLSGTPGMTMDWQGAPASPSSFTVKRILRLEIPVDNYPNFNFVGRLLGPRGNSLKRVEATTGCRVYIRGKGSIKDPDKEEKLRGRPGYEHLNEPLHILIEADLPANVVDIRLRQAQEIIEELLKPVDESQDYIKRQQLRELAMLNSNFREESPGPSGSVSPFNTSGMKRPKTGR is encoded by the exons ATGTCGGGTCTGTACAATCCCAACTTCTCACCTGCCAGAGCTGTATCTCCACAGATTAGAACTAACTCTGATGTTGACAG TAATCAGTACTTGTCAGAGCTGTTGGCGGAGCATCAAAAGCTTGGACCTTTCATGCAAGTTCTTCCCATATGTAGCAGACTCTTGAATCAAG AAATCTTACGGGTTTCGGGGATGATGCCAAACCAAGGTTTTGGTGATCTTGACAGACTGCGACATAGAAGTCCCAGTCCCATGGCTTCTTCGAATCTTATGTCAAATGTAGCTGGAACAGGAATTGCTGGTTGGAATGGACTTCCTCAGGAG AGACTCAGTGGAACCCCTGGAATGACGATGGACTGGCAAGGTGCCCCGGCAAGTCCTAGTTCATTTACTGTGAAGCGAATTTTGCGCCTGGAAATTCCTGTAGACAATTATCCAAAT TTCAATTTTGTTGGCCGGCTCTTGGGCCCCAGAGGTAATTCACTGAAACGGGTTGAAGCGACTACAGGGTGTCGTGTATATATCAGAGGAAAAGGGTCAATAAAGGATCCAGATAAG GAAGAGAAGCTGCGGGGAAGACCAGGTTACGAGCACCTCAACGAGCCGCTTCATATCCTGATTGAGGCTGATTTACCAGCTAACGTCGTTGATATAAGACTGAGACAGGCACAAGAAATAATAGAGGAATTACTCAAGCCCGTG GATGAGTCTCAGGACTATATAAAGAGGCAGCAGCTTCGTGAACTGGCCATGCTGAACTCAAATTTTAGAGAAGAGAGTCCAGGACCAAGTGGCAGCGTGTCACCTTTCAATACTAGTGGAATGAAACGTCCCAAAACTGGGCGTTGA
- the LOC113776074 gene encoding NADH dehydrogenase [ubiquinone] 1 alpha subcomplex subunit 1, with protein MVGWRVLEAFLPLGIIAGMLCVMGNAQYFIHKAAHGRPKHIGNDVWDVAMERRDKKLMEILSSPSTPN; from the exons ATGGTGGGGTGGCGGGTGTTGGAAGCATTTCTACCGTTGGGAATCATAGCCGGCATGCTTTGCGTGATGGGGAATGCTCAGTACTTTATCCACAAAGCCGCCCATGGCCGG CCGAAGCACATCGGCAACGACGTCTGGGACGTGGCCATGGAAAGACGGGACAAGAAGCTTATGGAGATCCTATCCTCTCCTTCTACTCCTAATTAA